The Aggregatilinea lenta genome includes a region encoding these proteins:
- a CDS encoding class I SAM-dependent methyltransferase has translation MFKRQVAAHQAESFSTREQAQHYAHEAGKSMLKYQAFLKELKALDVAGSYLDVGAGPGILTAAVAQQHPGVTITALELEPEMAAIGRETVAARGLAERIAYAVGSATDGEFVRGLGTFDLIYSSFTLHHFDDPGPVLCLLADALNEDGRLVLYDLRRAPWLYWVPSRSGFFQSLRAAYVTPEIDRIFAGVPLTLEKNAPTPPFLQTVIARQA, from the coding sequence ATGTTCAAACGGCAGGTCGCGGCGCACCAGGCGGAAAGCTTCAGCACCAGGGAGCAGGCGCAGCATTACGCCCATGAAGCGGGCAAGTCGATGCTGAAGTACCAGGCATTTTTGAAGGAACTGAAGGCGCTGGACGTCGCCGGGAGCTACCTGGATGTCGGCGCCGGGCCGGGCATCCTCACCGCCGCCGTCGCGCAGCAGCACCCCGGCGTGACCATCACAGCGCTTGAGTTGGAACCGGAAATGGCCGCCATTGGCCGGGAAACCGTCGCGGCGAGAGGGCTGGCGGAGCGCATCGCCTACGCCGTCGGTAGCGCCACGGACGGCGAGTTCGTGCGCGGTCTGGGCACCTTCGACCTGATTTACTCAAGCTTCACCCTGCACCACTTCGACGATCCAGGCCCGGTGTTGTGCCTGCTGGCGGACGCGCTCAACGAGGACGGGCGACTGGTGCTCTACGACTTGCGGCGCGCCCCGTGGCTGTACTGGGTGCCGAGTCGCAGCGGATTCTTCCAGTCGCTGCGGGCCGCCTATGTGACGCCGGAAATCGACCGGATCTTCGCCGGGGTCCCGCTCACTCTCGAAAAAAACGCGCCCACGCCCCCGTTTTTACAGACGGTGATCGCGCGCCAGGCGTAG
- a CDS encoding dihydrofolate reductase family protein — protein MGTLGAGFSMSLDGFIAGPGDDTRHVFAWMFQGNRDVQVSIGDEDLNLKLTSEGEGQREDMAQALGVILSGRRMFDVAQAWGGKHPLDVPIVVLTHQPPQEWVDKPDSPFVFVTDGLESAVAKAKEIAGEKTVGVGGANVARQCLKAGLLDEIGIDLVPVLLGSGVRLFEELGIEPIALEIADVAPDVGVTHLRYRVVKA, from the coding sequence ATGGGAACACTTGGGGCAGGCTTCAGCATGTCGCTGGACGGGTTTATCGCCGGACCGGGCGATGATACCCGGCACGTCTTCGCGTGGATGTTCCAGGGCAACCGGGACGTTCAGGTGTCCATTGGCGATGAAGACCTGAATCTCAAGCTCACCTCGGAAGGCGAAGGCCAGCGCGAAGACATGGCGCAGGCGCTCGGTGTGATCCTGTCCGGGCGGCGTATGTTCGACGTCGCGCAGGCGTGGGGCGGCAAACATCCGCTGGACGTGCCGATAGTAGTCTTGACTCACCAGCCCCCACAGGAATGGGTTGACAAGCCGGACTCGCCATTTGTTTTCGTCACAGACGGGTTGGAAAGCGCTGTCGCCAAAGCAAAAGAGATCGCAGGCGAGAAAACGGTCGGTGTGGGCGGCGCGAACGTGGCGCGACAGTGCCTCAAAGCCGGGCTGCTGGACGAAATCGGCATTGACCTCGTACCGGTCCTGCTGGGAAGCGGCGTTCGCCTGTTCGAGGAATTGGGGATCGAACCAATCGCGCTGGAAATCGCGGATGTCGCGCCTGACGTCGGCGTGACCCACCTGCGCTACCGCGTCGTCAAGGCATAA
- a CDS encoding helix-turn-helix domain-containing protein: MSILLLQRPSDSPYVETIMHGHTLSAASVVRPAECAWYMVFVKYEGHMHMQLVGPWTTSGIASWGADGEVLWIKFKLGTFMPHLPVRDFRDSEIILPDASSKSFWLKGSAWQFPDYDNVETFVNRLVQDEILVHDSLVRASLQDQQPGVSPRTVRHRFLRATGLTQSHIRQFARAQQAAALLQNGMPILDTVYETGFFDQSHLTRALRRFIGTTPAAPDLAYVAIPYNTAAS; encoded by the coding sequence ATGAGCATCCTTCTCCTCCAACGCCCGTCGGACTCCCCTTACGTCGAGACGATCATGCACGGCCACACGCTCAGCGCGGCGTCCGTCGTCCGGCCCGCCGAGTGCGCCTGGTATATGGTGTTCGTCAAATACGAAGGCCACATGCATATGCAGCTCGTCGGACCCTGGACCACGTCCGGCATTGCGTCGTGGGGCGCAGATGGCGAAGTCCTCTGGATCAAGTTCAAGCTGGGCACGTTCATGCCGCACCTGCCTGTGCGCGATTTCCGCGACAGCGAGATCATCCTGCCGGACGCGTCGAGCAAATCGTTCTGGCTCAAAGGCTCGGCGTGGCAGTTCCCCGACTACGACAATGTGGAGACGTTCGTGAATCGCCTCGTCCAAGACGAGATCCTCGTGCATGATTCGCTGGTGCGCGCGTCCCTACAGGACCAGCAGCCGGGCGTGTCGCCGCGCACGGTGCGCCACCGCTTCCTGCGGGCAACCGGGCTGACGCAAAGCCACATCCGCCAGTTCGCGCGCGCTCAACAGGCGGCGGCCCTGCTGCAAAACGGCATGCCGATCCTCGATACGGTGTACGAGACAGGCTTCTTCGACCAGTCGCACCTCACCCGGGCGCTGCGGCGGTTCATCGGGACCACGCCCGCCGCCCCCGACCTCGCCTATGTTGCCATTCCGTACAATACAGCCGCGTCCTGA
- a CDS encoding beta-ketoacyl-ACP synthase III, with amino-acid sequence MTDTSTRQRRLHASRVLNGDRPRAMRYAHLIGWGMEVPIQVLSNSDLEAIVETDDEWITSRTGIKERRIAEQHETTTSLAVRAAQKALDVADVLPSDIDLIIVATATPEYIFPSTASMVQDLLGASNAGAFDLSAACSGFVYGLDVATSKIRCGSINTAVVIGAETLSRVVDWTDRGTCILFGDGAGAVVLQGSDTPGGVLSTELRSDGSGWDMLTLPTVSSRDTYLQDGNHQMHRIYMDGKGVYRFATRIIGDSIRNALEQVNLTPEQLSLVIPHQANQRIIDYAAKALKLPPEKVYSNVARYGNTSAASIPIALAEAAAAGRIRPGDIVALVGFGGGLTWATAILEWSALPGRAQYSMTGVRRQGEYALAGLRRPIVRWWRRAMLLAPGSLMGYVRRWLITFRNNNPPPSPDGDGGNTTDK; translated from the coding sequence ATGACTGATACAAGCACACGCCAACGCCGTCTGCACGCCAGCCGCGTGCTGAACGGCGACCGGCCTCGCGCCATGCGCTACGCGCACCTGATCGGCTGGGGCATGGAAGTGCCGATCCAGGTGCTGTCCAACTCCGATCTGGAAGCGATCGTCGAAACCGACGACGAGTGGATCACGTCGCGCACGGGGATCAAGGAACGCCGCATCGCGGAACAGCACGAGACGACGACCAGCCTGGCCGTTCGGGCGGCACAAAAGGCGCTGGACGTGGCCGACGTATTGCCCAGCGACATCGACCTGATCATCGTCGCGACGGCCACGCCGGAGTACATCTTTCCGAGCACGGCCAGCATGGTCCAGGATCTGCTCGGTGCGAGCAACGCGGGCGCGTTCGACCTCAGCGCGGCGTGTTCCGGCTTCGTGTACGGGCTGGACGTCGCCACCAGCAAGATCCGCTGCGGCTCGATCAACACCGCGGTGGTCATCGGCGCGGAGACGCTCAGCCGCGTGGTGGACTGGACCGACCGGGGCACGTGCATCCTGTTCGGCGACGGCGCGGGCGCGGTGGTGCTTCAAGGCAGCGACACACCCGGCGGCGTGCTGAGCACGGAGCTGCGCTCGGACGGGTCGGGCTGGGACATGCTCACCCTGCCGACCGTCAGCAGTCGCGACACCTACCTGCAAGACGGCAACCACCAGATGCACCGCATCTACATGGACGGCAAGGGCGTGTACCGCTTCGCCACGCGTATCATCGGCGACAGCATCAGGAACGCGCTGGAACAGGTCAACCTGACGCCCGAACAGCTCAGCCTCGTGATCCCTCACCAGGCCAACCAGCGCATCATTGACTACGCCGCCAAGGCGCTGAAGCTCCCCCCAGAGAAGGTCTACAGCAACGTGGCGAGGTACGGCAACACCTCCGCCGCGTCGATCCCGATCGCGCTGGCCGAAGCCGCCGCCGCCGGGCGCATTCGCCCCGGCGACATCGTGGCGCTGGTCGGCTTTGGCGGTGGGCTGACGTGGGCCACGGCTATCCTCGAATGGTCTGCGCTGCCGGGCCGCGCGCAGTACTCGATGACCGGCGTGCGCCGTCAGGGCGAATATGCGCTGGCCGGGCTGCGCCGCCCGATCGTGCGTTGGTGGCGGCGCGCGATGCTGCTCGCACCAGGATCACTCATGGGCTACGTGCGCCGGTGGCTGATCACCTTCCGCAACAACAATCCGCCGCCTAGCCCGGACGGTGATGGCGGCAACACAACCGATAAATAG
- the fabF gene encoding beta-ketoacyl-ACP synthase II, with protein sequence MKRVVVTGLGIICPVGNSPDEAWQNASNGVSGAQHIPEFEEMGLEVTFGAPVKDFDPEAFLGRREFRRTDRVTQLGLYACKQALEDSCLDVSQENLWEIGVLMGTGIGGIQSLIDGINTVNEKGVTSVSPLLLPMMLPDSPSGKIAIDLGLRGPNMAIATACATGNNSIGEACEMIRRGAAVAMLAGSTEAGMVPLAMSSLNNMQAISRRNDDPQGASRPFSLNRDGFVVAEGAATLVLEELEHAKARGAHIYCELIGYGSTCDAYHVTAPLENGEGAQEAMRRALKNAGLTPEDISYINAHGTSTKFNDSSETKAIKAIFGEHAYNVPISSTKSVTGHLMGAAGSVEAVFSVKTITEQFIPPTINLNEPDPDCDLNYVPNVGTAAEVETVMSNSFGFGGHNAVLIFSKYNGND encoded by the coding sequence ATGAAACGTGTAGTTGTGACCGGGCTTGGCATCATTTGTCCGGTGGGCAACTCACCCGACGAAGCGTGGCAAAACGCGTCCAACGGCGTGTCGGGCGCGCAGCACATCCCGGAATTTGAGGAAATGGGCCTCGAAGTTACTTTCGGCGCGCCGGTGAAGGACTTCGATCCCGAAGCATTCCTGGGCCGGCGCGAATTCCGCCGCACGGATCGTGTGACCCAGTTGGGCCTCTACGCCTGCAAGCAGGCCCTCGAAGACTCCTGCCTGGACGTGTCTCAGGAAAACTTGTGGGAAATCGGCGTGCTGATGGGCACCGGCATCGGCGGCATCCAGTCGCTGATCGACGGCATCAACACCGTGAACGAAAAGGGCGTCACCAGCGTCAGCCCGCTGCTGCTGCCCATGATGCTGCCCGACAGCCCGTCCGGCAAGATCGCCATCGACCTGGGCCTGCGCGGCCCCAACATGGCGATAGCGACGGCCTGCGCCACCGGCAACAACAGCATCGGCGAGGCGTGCGAAATGATCCGGCGCGGCGCGGCAGTCGCCATGCTGGCCGGGAGTACCGAAGCGGGCATGGTCCCGCTGGCGATGTCCAGCCTCAACAACATGCAGGCCATCTCGCGCCGCAACGACGATCCGCAGGGTGCCTCGCGTCCGTTCTCGCTGAACCGCGACGGCTTCGTCGTGGCGGAAGGCGCGGCGACGCTGGTGCTCGAAGAGCTGGAGCACGCCAAGGCACGCGGCGCGCACATCTATTGCGAGCTGATCGGCTATGGCTCGACGTGCGACGCCTATCACGTCACCGCCCCGTTGGAAAACGGCGAAGGCGCGCAGGAAGCCATGCGCCGCGCCCTGAAAAATGCCGGGCTGACGCCGGAAGACATCAGCTACATCAACGCGCACGGAACCAGCACCAAGTTCAACGACTCCAGCGAGACGAAGGCGATCAAGGCCATCTTTGGCGAGCACGCCTACAACGTCCCGATCAGCTCGACCAAGTCCGTTACCGGCCACCTGATGGGCGCGGCGGGCAGTGTCGAGGCGGTCTTCAGCGTCAAAACCATCACCGAGCAGTTCATCCCGCCCACCATCAACCTTAACGAACCTGATCCCGATTGCGACCTCAACTACGTGCCCAACGTGGGCACCGCCGCCGAGGTCGAGACGGTGATGAGCAACTCGTTTGGCTTCGGGGGGCACAACGCCGTGTTGATCTTTAGCAAGTACAACGGGAATGACTGA
- a CDS encoding SDR family oxidoreductase, with the protein MILITGATGLVGRYLVSQLAQAGWPVRVLTERRHEGRLARLGWPDTVEIFQGDLADTDSLHQALQGVHTVFHLASAQWWGRRRDLERVDVQGTRNLVAVARSARIGRIYFLSQLGAEPSSAYLLMRVKGQVEGLIRNSGIPYTIMRCGLIFGPEDRFVNGIAMLLRTNPVVFFQPGKGEGLLHPIYVKDLVAALEHSLQSIDLVDQTIEIGGAEYVTYNEMVRTVMRVTGAHRIVVPLPPYTLRIMTNLVNRVVRRWPMTPQWFDILAGNRTAKLGNLYDYCGVRPVRFEDTLLTYMPQRRYLPELARFMLRRSY; encoded by the coding sequence ATGATTTTGATTACGGGTGCAACCGGACTGGTTGGACGCTATCTCGTATCCCAGCTCGCGCAGGCGGGCTGGCCGGTGCGCGTGCTGACGGAACGCCGCCACGAAGGGCGACTGGCGCGGCTCGGCTGGCCGGACACCGTCGAGATCTTCCAGGGCGACCTGGCGGACACCGACAGCCTGCACCAGGCGCTGCAGGGCGTGCACACCGTCTTTCACCTGGCGAGCGCGCAGTGGTGGGGCCGCCGCCGCGACCTGGAACGCGTGGACGTGCAAGGCACGCGCAATTTGGTCGCTGTGGCCCGTTCGGCGCGTATCGGGCGGATCTACTTCCTCAGCCAGCTCGGCGCGGAGCCGTCGTCAGCCTACCTGCTGATGCGCGTCAAGGGGCAGGTCGAAGGGCTGATCCGCAACAGCGGCATCCCGTACACGATCATGCGCTGCGGCCTGATCTTCGGGCCAGAGGATCGCTTCGTCAACGGTATCGCCATGCTGCTGCGCACGAACCCGGTGGTGTTCTTTCAGCCGGGCAAGGGCGAAGGCCTGCTGCATCCTATTTACGTCAAAGACCTCGTCGCCGCGCTGGAACACAGCCTGCAAAGCATCGACCTCGTGGACCAGACGATCGAGATCGGCGGGGCGGAATACGTCACGTACAACGAAATGGTCCGCACGGTGATGCGTGTGACAGGTGCGCACCGGATCGTCGTGCCGCTGCCGCCGTATACGCTGCGCATTATGACCAACCTCGTCAACCGCGTGGTGCGGCGCTGGCCGATGACGCCGCAGTGGTTCGACATTCTGGCCGGGAACCGTACCGCCAAGCTGGGTAACCTGTACGATTACTGCGGCGTGCGTCCGGTGCGCTTCGAGGACACGCTGCTGACTTACATGCCGCAGCGCCGCTATTTGCCAGAGCTGGCGCGTTTCATGCTGCGCCGCTCGTATTGA
- a CDS encoding VOC family protein, with amino-acid sequence MDNVLIVVDDLEAVKAFFIELGLELEGEATVEGPSIGSLIGLKDVRATLAMLRSPDGGVGVELDKFHTPDPVRFGPVNLPANTMGLRRAMFLVDGIDEIVARLRAHGAELIGEMQYEDAYRLAYIRGPEGIIVALSEQLDNKPAATVSDTP; translated from the coding sequence ATGGACAACGTGCTTATCGTGGTCGACGACCTGGAAGCGGTCAAAGCGTTCTTCATCGAACTTGGTTTGGAGCTGGAAGGCGAGGCGACGGTCGAAGGGCCTTCGATCGGGAGCCTGATCGGGCTGAAGGATGTCCGGGCCACCCTCGCCATGCTGCGGTCTCCCGACGGCGGCGTCGGCGTCGAGCTGGACAAGTTCCACACGCCCGACCCGGTCCGATTTGGGCCCGTCAATCTGCCGGCGAACACGATGGGCCTGCGCCGTGCCATGTTCCTCGTCGATGGCATCGATGAGATCGTCGCGCGTCTGCGCGCTCATGGGGCTGAGCTGATCGGTGAAATGCAGTACGAAGACGCGTACCGGCTGGCCTACATTCGCGGACCTGAAGGCATCATCGTGGCGCTGTCCGAGCAGCTCGACAACAAACCGGCAGCGACTGTTTCAGACACTCCTTGA
- a CDS encoding MarR family winged helix-turn-helix transcriptional regulator, protein MPDVPFRYSSADDSPGFLLWQATNRWQREQRAALEPLNLTHVQYVVLAVGVWLSRRGEAVTQAQIAAEARIDPMMASQVLRTLEDKGLVRRAPHPTDSRAKAVEVTDGGRALAAQATQVVEDVDERFFADAGPNLPVLIAALRRLSRTP, encoded by the coding sequence ATGCCTGACGTGCCCTTCCGCTATTCCTCCGCGGACGACAGTCCCGGCTTTCTGCTGTGGCAGGCCACGAATCGCTGGCAGCGGGAGCAGCGCGCTGCCCTGGAACCGCTCAACCTGACGCACGTGCAGTACGTCGTGCTGGCGGTTGGCGTGTGGCTCAGCCGCCGCGGGGAAGCAGTCACCCAGGCACAGATCGCCGCCGAAGCGCGCATCGATCCGATGATGGCGTCCCAGGTCTTGCGCACGTTGGAGGACAAGGGGCTGGTTCGCCGCGCGCCGCATCCCACCGACAGCCGCGCGAAGGCGGTCGAAGTGACGGACGGGGGACGCGCGTTGGCCGCGCAGGCGACGCAGGTTGTGGAAGACGTGGACGAGCGCTTCTTCGCCGACGCCGGACCCAATCTGCCGGTGCTGATCGCGGCGCTGCGCCGCCTGAGCCGCACGCCCTGA
- a CDS encoding EVE domain-containing protein, whose amino-acid sequence MEPTRYWIGVVSRSHVQRGVEGSFVQLNHGKAAPLRRMNVGDWFVYYSPRTDYPAGEPLQAFTALGRITGDTIYQVEMAPDFTPFRRDVTFLPSHPAPIAPMLEALSFIHDRQHWGYVFRTGHLSVPEADFRRIAAAMGVGIDA is encoded by the coding sequence ATGGAACCCACCCGCTACTGGATCGGCGTCGTCTCCCGCAGCCACGTCCAACGGGGCGTCGAAGGCAGCTTCGTGCAGCTCAACCACGGGAAAGCCGCGCCGCTGCGCCGCATGAACGTGGGCGACTGGTTCGTCTACTACTCGCCGCGCACCGACTACCCCGCCGGGGAGCCGCTTCAGGCGTTCACCGCCCTCGGACGCATCACCGGCGACACGATCTATCAGGTCGAGATGGCCCCGGACTTCACCCCCTTCCGCCGCGACGTGACGTTTTTGCCATCCCATCCCGCGCCCATCGCGCCCATGCTGGAGGCGCTGTCCTTCATCCACGACCGCCAGCACTGGGGTTATGTCTTCCGCACCGGGCATCTCAGCGTGCCGGAAGCGGATTTCCGCCGCATCGCCGCCGCGATGGGAGTGGGCATCGATGCCTGA
- a CDS encoding substrate-binding periplasmic protein: MDVMNPNVTQAHPRMARRTGPFAPLIAALLLAALVASGCGSPAAAQGPEATEEAGPIIVEPIGTAEVEPLITSTPTPTATLPPDPSATPTISAPTLVPPTLVPNQATPTSSAPYDESGLVNAQESQTLRVGTYYNAYPFAWLNETGEVDGYEADIMSAIEIELGISVQWVQVTRQNDIATLLNGDVDMLLGTQVHSRDREDALDYTHAYYLNEERMVVRADSPYGDLASMAGLPIGVEIGTRSERVLRQWEEQTGTDVDIRTYLSQNAALDALAAGEVEGMVGPLDSLRRAGRQQMRLIDEAVAFEPYAMALRRFDVNLRNVLNRSLQRLKASGRLDEIFDQWFPNDDMDFDALVPVYDSLYEDERVLADFNADMPYPASSVMDRIQNGQPIRVAGLMQEGEEAPARVRITNALNRAMIEEMARRWGAQIEYVPNSAQNAVDLVANGEADLAVGVSPRWDGADRVEYSLPYIQHGNRLMVPANSEIEGFADMRGTGWWIGFFADTAGDEERITALAEMFNVENNVSTFAIQREEEAVYTMVVADNIKAIFGDSLRLLALAREADPDSVKILDTPYGDTLPITLALPRNDADFRALVDFTLQDMASDGTYQRLWSEDFALGDPLTIVPWPQVNPDSHVSDAAMG, from the coding sequence ATGGACGTGATGAATCCTAACGTGACACAGGCTCACCCGCGTATGGCGCGGCGCACTGGGCCTTTTGCCCCGCTGATCGCCGCCCTGCTGCTGGCTGCGCTGGTCGCGTCCGGCTGCGGATCGCCCGCCGCCGCCCAGGGACCGGAAGCGACCGAAGAAGCCGGGCCGATCATCGTGGAGCCGATTGGAACCGCCGAGGTCGAGCCGCTGATCACTTCGACCCCGACGCCGACCGCCACGCTGCCGCCGGATCCGTCCGCCACGCCGACCATCTCCGCGCCGACGCTCGTCCCGCCGACGCTCGTGCCCAATCAGGCCACGCCTACGTCCTCCGCGCCCTACGATGAATCCGGGCTGGTCAACGCGCAGGAATCGCAAACGTTGCGCGTCGGCACCTATTACAACGCCTACCCGTTCGCGTGGCTGAACGAAACCGGCGAGGTGGACGGCTACGAGGCCGACATCATGAGCGCCATCGAGATCGAGCTGGGCATCAGCGTGCAGTGGGTCCAGGTCACGCGCCAGAACGACATCGCCACGCTGCTCAACGGCGACGTAGACATGCTGCTCGGCACGCAGGTGCACTCCCGCGACCGTGAAGACGCGCTCGATTACACGCACGCCTACTACCTGAACGAGGAACGTATGGTCGTGCGGGCGGACAGCCCCTACGGCGATCTTGCCTCGATGGCCGGGCTGCCCATCGGCGTCGAGATCGGGACCCGCAGCGAGCGCGTCCTGCGCCAGTGGGAAGAACAGACGGGCACCGACGTGGACATCCGCACGTACCTGTCGCAGAACGCCGCCCTGGACGCGTTGGCGGCGGGCGAAGTCGAGGGCATGGTCGGGCCGTTGGACAGCCTGCGCCGCGCCGGTCGCCAGCAGATGCGCCTGATCGACGAGGCGGTCGCCTTCGAGCCGTACGCAATGGCCCTGCGCCGCTTCGACGTCAACCTGCGCAACGTGCTCAACCGCTCGTTGCAGCGGCTGAAGGCCAGCGGTCGCCTGGACGAGATCTTCGACCAGTGGTTCCCCAACGACGATATGGACTTCGATGCGCTGGTGCCGGTCTACGACAGCCTCTACGAGGACGAGCGTGTCCTGGCCGACTTCAACGCCGACATGCCCTACCCCGCCAGCTCGGTGATGGACCGCATCCAGAACGGCCAGCCGATCCGTGTGGCGGGCCTCATGCAGGAGGGCGAAGAAGCGCCCGCCCGCGTGCGCATCACCAACGCGCTGAACCGGGCGATGATCGAGGAAATGGCGCGGCGCTGGGGCGCGCAGATCGAATACGTGCCCAACTCCGCGCAAAACGCCGTCGACCTGGTCGCCAATGGGGAGGCGGATCTGGCCGTCGGCGTCAGCCCGCGCTGGGACGGCGCGGATCGTGTCGAGTATTCGCTGCCGTACATCCAGCACGGCAACCGCCTGATGGTCCCGGCCAACAGCGAGATCGAAGGCTTCGCGGACATGCGCGGCACGGGCTGGTGGATCGGGTTCTTCGCCGACACGGCGGGCGACGAGGAGCGCATCACCGCGCTGGCGGAGATGTTCAACGTCGAGAACAACGTCTCGACTTTCGCTATCCAGCGCGAAGAGGAAGCGGTCTATACGATGGTCGTGGCGGACAACATCAAGGCCATCTTCGGGGACAGCCTGCGCCTGCTGGCGCTGGCCCGCGAAGCCGACCCCGACTCGGTGAAGATCCTCGACACGCCCTACGGCGACACGCTGCCCATCACGCTGGCCCTGCCCCGCAACGACGCGGACTTCCGCGCCCTGGTGGACTTCACGCTGCAAGACATGGCGAGTGACGGCACGTACCAGCGGCTGTGGTCGGAGGACTTTGCCCTGGGCGATCCGCTGACGATCGTGCCGTGGCCGCAGGTCAACCCGGATTCGCACGTCAGCGACGCCGCGATGGGCTAA
- the nadD gene encoding nicotinate-nucleotide adenylyltransferase, with protein MGRLSLAASAVRGANPARGKRIGIFGGTFDPPHVGHLILAETSASSLALDCILFTPAADPPHKLAADVRASAAHRAAMVERAIADNDRFALCRADLDRPGPHYTVDMLRLVQTDYPGADLFFLIGGDSLRDLPNWSRPAELIALATLGVMRRPGYPPALDDLERHIPGLRSRIAWIDAPLIELSASHIAAQIAAGVSVRYQLPDAVCAYVEEHHLYRSADDGRDES; from the coding sequence ATGGGAAGACTGAGCCTCGCCGCCAGCGCGGTGAGGGGGGCCAATCCAGCGCGCGGGAAACGCATCGGGATCTTCGGCGGGACCTTCGACCCGCCGCACGTCGGCCACCTGATCCTGGCCGAGACGTCCGCCAGCAGCCTCGCGCTGGACTGTATATTGTTTACGCCTGCCGCCGATCCGCCCCACAAGCTCGCCGCCGACGTACGCGCCAGCGCCGCGCACCGTGCCGCGATGGTCGAGCGCGCGATTGCGGATAACGACCGCTTTGCCCTGTGTCGCGCGGACCTCGACCGGCCCGGCCCGCACTACACCGTCGATATGCTGCGTCTGGTCCAGACCGACTATCCCGGCGCGGATCTGTTTTTCCTGATCGGTGGCGATTCCCTGCGCGACCTGCCTAACTGGTCGCGCCCGGCGGAGCTGATCGCGCTGGCAACGCTCGGCGTGATGCGCCGCCCCGGTTACCCCCCTGCCCTCGACGACCTGGAGCGTCACATCCCCGGCCTCCGATCGCGTATCGCCTGGATCGACGCACCGCTGATCGAGCTGTCCGCGTCCCATATCGCGGCGCAGATCGCTGCGGGCGTCAGCGTGCGCTACCAACTGCCGGACGCCGTGTGTGCGTACGTCGAGGAACACCACTTGTATAGGAGTGCCGACGATGGACGTGATGAATCCTAA